A section of the Oscillospiraceae bacterium genome encodes:
- the nifJ gene encoding pyruvate:ferredoxin (flavodoxin) oxidoreductase: MAKKMMTMDGNQAAAYASYAFTEVAGIYPITPSSPMAENVDQWSAKGQKNIFGNEVKVVELQSEAGAAGTVHGSLQAGALTTTYTASQGLLLMIPNMYKIAGELLPCVFHVSARALASHALSIFGDHSDVMACRQTGFAMLAANSVQEVMDLGAVAHLTTIKSRVPFLHFFDGFRTSHEIQKIEVLDYEDLKKLTDLDAVKAFKERSLNPDAPVLRGTAQNPDIFFQAREACNGYYDAVPEICQNYMKEISKLTGRNYDLFNYYGAADAERIIIAMGSVCDAAEEVIDYLTAKGEKVGLLKVRLYRPFSVKHFLGAIPATVKKIAVLDRTKEPGSLGEPLYLDVCAAYASAANKPLIVGGRYGLGSKDTYPEQLIAVLDNLNQAEPKNNFTIGINDDVTHLSLPDAAPVDVAPEGTISCKFWGLGADGTVGANKNSIKIIGDHTDMYAQAYFSYDSKKSGGITVSHLRFGHTPIRSTYLIKKADFLACHKASYINQYDMLADVKENGTFLLNTHWTDEEIMANLPANVKRHLAQKKIKFFAIDAVSLAKEIGLGGRINTIMQAAFFKLANVMDIDDAVSYMKEAIKKSYGKKGDDIVNMNNAAVDAGVEKVREITVPSDWANATDDVKADKETNAPAFVKDVVEVINNQEGDKLPVSAFKGREDGTFPQGTSKYEKRGIAVDVPEWIPENCIQCNQCSYVCPHAAIRPFLLTEEEKANAPEGFVTKKGLKPYDNYEFKIQVTTLDCTGCGVCANNCPAKVKALVMKPLETQVEKEVPNWNYAISLPEKKNPMNKDTVKGSQFEVPYLEFSGACAGCGETPYAKLMTQLYGDRMMIANATGCSSIWAGSAPAMPYTTNQKGQGPAWANSLFEDNAEFGFGMYTACETARNAILAKVKEVIENTKNDDVKAAATAWVDGFDDGENTRALSDALVAALEACDCDCDNKKYILENKRDLIKKSQWILGGDGWAYDIGFGGLDHVLASGKDINVLVFDTEVYSNTGGQASKSTPIGAVAQFAASGKKVKKKDLGMIAMSYGYVYVAQVAMGASQAQTLKAFREAEKHKGPSIIIAYAPCINHGIKGGLSGAQMQEKKAVECGYWHLYRYNPALKDEGKNPFTLDSKAPTASFQEFLQTEVRYTSLQRAFPEEAKELFEAAEAAAKDRYQSYLDKAGM, translated from the coding sequence GGCAACGAAGTAAAAGTTGTAGAACTCCAGTCTGAAGCAGGTGCTGCAGGTACCGTGCACGGTTCCTTGCAGGCAGGTGCGTTAACCACCACCTATACCGCTTCTCAGGGTCTTCTTTTAATGATTCCCAATATGTATAAAATTGCAGGGGAACTCCTGCCTTGCGTATTCCATGTATCTGCAAGAGCATTGGCTTCCCACGCATTATCTATTTTCGGTGACCATTCCGACGTAATGGCTTGCCGTCAGACAGGGTTTGCCATGTTAGCGGCAAACAGCGTTCAGGAAGTGATGGACTTAGGTGCCGTGGCACATTTAACCACCATTAAATCCAGAGTACCTTTCCTGCATTTCTTCGACGGTTTCAGAACTTCTCACGAAATTCAGAAAATCGAAGTATTGGATTACGAAGATTTGAAAAAACTGACCGATTTAGATGCTGTAAAAGCATTTAAAGAAAGAAGCTTAAATCCTGATGCTCCCGTTCTTCGCGGTACTGCACAGAATCCCGACATTTTCTTCCAGGCAAGAGAAGCTTGTAACGGCTATTACGATGCAGTTCCCGAAATCTGCCAGAACTATATGAAAGAAATTTCTAAATTAACCGGCAGAAACTATGATTTGTTCAATTACTATGGTGCAGCTGATGCAGAACGTATCATCATCGCTATGGGTTCCGTTTGTGATGCGGCGGAAGAAGTAATCGACTACCTGACCGCTAAGGGCGAAAAAGTCGGCTTATTAAAAGTTCGTCTGTACAGACCCTTCTCCGTAAAACATTTCTTAGGTGCGATTCCTGCAACTGTGAAGAAAATTGCCGTATTAGACAGAACCAAAGAACCCGGTTCCTTAGGCGAACCCTTATATTTGGATGTTTGTGCTGCTTATGCAAGTGCAGCGAACAAACCCTTAATCGTTGGCGGCAGATACGGTTTAGGTTCCAAAGACACTTATCCCGAACAGCTAATCGCAGTTTTAGATAACTTAAATCAGGCAGAACCCAAAAACAATTTCACCATCGGTATCAACGATGATGTTACCCATCTGTCTTTACCCGATGCAGCTCCTGTTGACGTGGCTCCCGAGGGAACCATCAGCTGTAAATTCTGGGGTCTTGGCGCAGACGGTACCGTTGGTGCAAATAAAAACTCCATCAAAATTATCGGTGACCATACCGATATGTATGCTCAGGCATATTTCTCCTATGACTCCAAGAAATCCGGTGGTATCACCGTTTCTCACTTAAGATTCGGTCACACTCCCATCCGTTCCACTTATCTGATTAAGAAAGCGGACTTCCTGGCTTGTCATAAAGCTTCCTATATCAACCAGTATGATATGTTGGCAGATGTGAAAGAAAACGGCACATTCCTGCTGAATACCCATTGGACCGATGAAGAAATTATGGCAAACTTACCTGCCAACGTAAAACGTCACTTAGCACAGAAGAAGATTAAATTCTTTGCAATTGACGCAGTTTCTTTAGCAAAAGAAATCGGCTTGGGCGGCAGAATCAACACCATCATGCAGGCAGCATTCTTTAAGCTGGCAAACGTGATGGATATTGATGATGCAGTTTCTTATATGAAGGAAGCTATCAAAAAGTCCTACGGTAAAAAAGGTGACGATATCGTTAATATGAATAATGCCGCAGTGGATGCAGGTGTAGAAAAAGTAAGAGAAATCACTGTTCCCTCTGATTGGGCTAACGCTACCGACGATGTGAAAGCAGACAAAGAAACCAATGCTCCCGCATTTGTAAAAGACGTGGTGGAAGTAATCAACAATCAGGAAGGTGACAAATTACCTGTTTCTGCATTCAAAGGCAGAGAAGACGGTACCTTCCCCCAGGGCACTTCCAAATACGAAAAACGCGGTATCGCAGTGGACGTTCCCGAATGGATTCCTGAAAACTGTATCCAGTGTAATCAGTGCTCCTATGTTTGTCCGCACGCGGCAATCAGACCCTTCTTGTTAACCGAAGAAGAAAAAGCCAACGCTCCCGAAGGTTTTGTAACCAAAAAAGGTTTAAAACCCTACGATAATTACGAATTTAAAATCCAGGTAACCACTTTGGATTGTACCGGTTGTGGCGTTTGTGCCAACAACTGTCCTGCCAAAGTGAAAGCTCTGGTAATGAAACCCTTAGAAACTCAGGTGGAAAAAGAAGTTCCCAACTGGAACTATGCAATTTCCTTACCCGAAAAGAAAAACCCCATGAACAAAGACACCGTAAAAGGTTCTCAGTTTGAAGTGCCTTATCTGGAATTCTCCGGTGCTTGTGCAGGTTGTGGGGAAACTCCCTATGCAAAACTGATGACTCAGTTATATGGTGATCGAATGATGATTGCCAATGCGACCGGTTGTTCCTCCATCTGGGCAGGTTCCGCTCCGGCAATGCCCTACACCACCAATCAGAAAGGTCAGGGTCCTGCTTGGGCAAACTCCTTATTTGAAGATAACGCAGAATTCGGTTTCGGTATGTACACCGCTTGTGAAACCGCAAGAAATGCAATCTTAGCAAAAGTAAAAGAAGTCATCGAAAACACCAAAAATGATGACGTAAAAGCAGCAGCTACCGCTTGGGTAGACGGCTTTGATGACGGCGAAAACACCCGTGCATTATCCGATGCATTGGTTGCAGCATTAGAAGCTTGTGACTGCGATTGCGACAACAAGAAATATATCTTGGAAAACAAACGTGACCTGATCAAAAAATCTCAGTGGATTTTAGGTGGTGACGGTTGGGCATACGATATTGGCTTCGGCGGTTTAGACCATGTGTTAGCTTCCGGTAAAGATATCAATGTTCTGGTATTTGATACCGAAGTTTATTCCAATACCGGCGGTCAGGCATCCAAATCTACTCCTATCGGTGCAGTTGCTCAGTTTGCGGCATCCGGTAAGAAAGTGAAGAAAAAAGACCTTGGTATGATTGCTATGAGCTATGGCTATGTATATGTAGCTCAGGTTGCAATGGGTGCAAGTCAGGCACAGACCTTAAAAGCATTTAGAGAAGCTGAAAAACATAAAGGTCCGTCCATCATCATCGCTTACGCTCCCTGTATCAACCACGGTATCAAAGGCGGCCTATCCGGTGCTCAGATGCAGGAAAAGAAAGCTGTGGAATGCGGCTACTGGCACTTATACAGATACAATCCCGCATTAAAAGATGAAGGCAAAAACCCCTTCACCTTAGATTCCAAAGCTCCCACCGCTTCCTTCCAGGAATTCCTGCAGACCGAAGTTCGTTACACTTCCTTGCAGCGAGCATTCCCCGAAGAAGCAAAAGAATTGTTTGAAGCGGCGGAAGCTGCAGCGAAGGATAGATATCAGTCTTACCTCGACAAAGCTGGAATGTAG